GATGGAAACAACAACACGGGCGTGTCCTCAGGAAGGTGAAGGTATGAACCTACTGTACAGAGTATGAAGCAGCTGCTAATCCCACCAGCTGAAACATTCAAATACTGCTCGTGCATTAATGCAGCAATCATTTACTCTGAAAGGGAAAATGTCTCCCTTTTGGTAAATGCAATTTGCACTTATGTACTTTAATTTATATAAGACTTGAGTTCAGGACTCACTAACTGGCCACCAGCAGGCTGAAGTCCTCTGCTTatacttatttaaatgtttaccgAAGGGATATCGTACTTTTGTCAGATCGTCTGTTCGTATTCTACATTAAAGGGATGTTTAATGTGTGAATACTATATacactttctttatttcccATATATtttatgatagatagatagatttattAATCCTGAGggacaaattatttaaagtacaaataaaataagagtaaaattaagtgataagactgttataaatacaaagtgaaagtacaggctgttatgGTCTGAATTGACCcaagttacaaaataaaatgtatgaacaaAAACTAGTTaattaaacacaattaaaatcaATTAAAGATAAAACATATGACAAATGTCAGCACTCTTTTTTGGTGCAACAAGTGATTTAGTTTTTCCTCTCTGGGCTCTTTTGTTGAAGCTAATTGAGGCGTCACAGTTcatttacttatatatatatatatatatatatatatatatatatatatatatatatatatatatatatatatatatatatatatatatatatatattcatcttCATTCCTTTCTTTATCAACACTGTTGCCGGGCAACCAGCAGCTGTCTCACCTGCAGCGCGTGTCAGTCTCGCGAGCGGAGCGGAGCAGACAGCACGGTCAACTTTCTCTCGGTGAACACTAACAAACCCCGCGAGCTCCATGGGTCACAGCTGCAGCTCTGGGCCGAACCGAGCCGTTCTCAAGGGGTTGAAGAAGGCGAGGAGGATTCATCACGAGACGATTGGGACATGTCCGAAAGGTAAGTAAGAGTGTGTTGTTTCATTAGGGGTCATTATCCGGCTATAGGGACGACAGGTATGGAGGACGGAAGCTGccaaaataaaattataaaattataaatacatttataaaatgtgacataaattgatatttctgttttaattagttaatttaccttttgtattaattatcctataaatacaaattaattttttaatttttctttcatttgacgTACAATTTCACAATAAATTATGCTACATTCAATATTATTTTTGGTACATTTAATGgcaaattcatttatttatttatttttattatggcAGCTTTGTCCTCCATAGCCAGAGGCCAGTTTGACCTAAACATTACACCCTCCAAAAAGTAAGATAGCTAATGTTAGGTCTTGAGCTAACTCAAACTAATAACCTTTCAATTACATTCAAAAGCACATACTTATTTAGTCAACAGTATACAGTGTAGGAGGCCTAGTAGCCTATAGTAGCATAGCTTATCTAAAATGTCCCCTAGGAGACAAAtaaagtacattacattacgtacAAGCAGTACCAATTATAGAGCCACAAGCGTCCAGCTATCCCCCGCATACAGCCACTATTATAAGCTAATAGCACCTGCTCAGGTGTCCGCTGCTGCCCTGGCAACGGGTTCTAATCTGCATTGTCAGGCCCAGTTCACCGTAACTCTAACCACTCGGCCGGTGGTCAGGGTTTCAGCACACACCAGGGCTTACGTTACGAAGAGACAGCTGCCCAAAGATGTGATAATGTCCTGGATGAccccatctttctctctctctcagttctTCAGGTGTGAACACTCTCAGTGGCAGTTTTCCCAAATCCCACTCATCCCAGTACTCTGACCTCAGGGTTACACGTACACCTCTCTCTGTGGACCAGAGTCCTGATTCTGGACTTGTATCTACACCTGTGagtggtgcacacacacacacacacacacacacacacacacacacacacacacacactaagcctGTAATTGTTCATTGCCGCTCTCCTCAAAGCATTTGCGCTCCTTACCCTTCTTTCCGGTCTGtagcttcttcttcatcttcttagCTCTCCTGTGTCCTCCTCCTTTCATCTCCCAATCCTTTCATTTCAGTCTTCCTCCCTCCGCACTTTCTCCCGCTCTGAACCGAACCTAATATTCTCAGTCTGTTCTCCGCGCTCTCTATTTTACCCTCAGGCCACTGGCCTCTTGCCTAGATCGCTATTCAGAATGAATTTTTACCCTCTTGACTATTTGAATAAAGAATGATGAGAAATGGCTTCTTACCTAATCCTCCCATGCAGAGTTAAAAATACTCTATGTACTCATGACTCTGCAAGGTGTAGTGCTTAAAATCCTGAAGCAAAATGACATTTCTACAGAATGTTATTGCAAAGTACAAAATGGTTAAATATGTATTGCTTGTGTACGTCATGTGTGGCGGTCCCTCATTCTTCGGTACTTGTTGTCTTCTCCTAATTCATTTTATGTGAAGGTCACACTCCCCCTGAGTTGATTGgaggttattcagatcacctgttggctcCTGATTAAGAtttgagagcagcttggtgcatttcccTCTTCAGGGCTTAAGAGAGGTAAAGATCTGCACACCCAGGGCGTTCTGATCATTCCTCCACTTAGTGCACGCCTCGTTTCAGCGGATATGATCAGCCAGACGGGTCTTTAGGCTGTTTTCAGACTTATTTGCTGTCTTAACTTACTTTGAGGATTCTGAAAGCTAGCTGGAGTCAATTTACAAAACATCTTTATTATTGAGGTACCTGCATCAGGACGTATTTTAGTCCTATGTGTGCGAGCGTTAATACTTATCTAACGATAACTTGACGCCCGCAggctttactttgtttgttgGTTTAATTTAATCGTAACCCCTTTTATACACATTTCCTAATTATCAAGAAAAGCATTTCTTTGTTGTCAAAGAGTCGTTATATTATCATTTAAgaggcattttattattattattattattattattgagtcaTTTGTGCTTGTGATTGCAATTGTGAGATTTGTTTCTACaagtaaatattttttataatctaaatatatatatatatatatatataatatatatatatatatatattatagatatatatatatatatatatataatatataattatatataaatatctcttctcatctctatatatatatatatctataatatatagagagagaatagataaatatataattatttttctatctcttatattatatatctcttttCTCTATATCTCTTCTTAATTCTCCCTCTCTATTCCTTCTCtattctattctctctctctctataataTAATCTCTTCCTATTAATCCTTTAATCTTAtattctatctctctattcccttaatatttatttattatatatcactatatattatctatatatctattcaTATAATGATAAGATTGAGGTGTTTTATCTACCGGTAGCATTGACAGtatattttgtcattatttattcagaACTTGTTGTTTTGCCTTGCACATGATAGATTTACAATTATACAAGTTTTACTGAATCATccacattttatattcttattatttgAAGTGCTTCAAGATTTCatctgtatgtttgtctgtgatTGGAGAGGGTGCGTCAGTCTGTCATGTTcgtatattttattctttacagTATTTTATCTACTGTGCTTTTCAAAAGTGAGCAGGTCAATGAGGAGCGGGGTCCTTCCTGTGTCCACAGTAACGGAGGAAGGTGTAACATTACACAGACAAAGTAAGGGTGAACCAGATGAGTGTATAGGGGGTTGAAAAGGTCATGTCGGGAGAAGATACTGCATCCCACTGCAAGTCTCTAAATGTTCTCCACTTGAACAAAAGAAGATATTTGAATGTTGAACACAACAAGCCTTAAGTAGATGCACTCGCtcaatttattcatttaaagtaGCCGGtggatcagctgtttgtctccagTGTGATCTGATACCTGCAGTTGGAGGAAAGATGTACGGCTATGTAAAGTAAAGATAAAGGGTGAAATGCAGGCGAGGAAGGAGGAGGCTGCCATCATCACATGATAACACATTAGTAGTTCTCGCCAAGCATCAGCAAATATGAAGGAGTTTGAGTAATAACTGAACGCTTTCACATTGTTAACACGTGAAGCAGTGTTGGGTAATGGTCTCAAACATCACCCATTGATTTTGGTTACATACTAACTGTACGCTGAGGGAATCCAGTTTAATATTGCACTAATGTGGAGCTGCGGTAGATTAAGCTTTAgtgtgtgtcctcctctcccAATCCCTCCAGCATTATACTAAATGATCCACAGGTCTCTGTGTTTGCATACTCACTCCAAATGTGTTGAGCATTTTATCATAGACTTCAATGATTAGATTTGAATTCATTGATAGATagatttaaacaaacatatgtTTGCACTGCAGTCATGGTGTATTTAAAAATCAGAGgataacaaatacaataaagcCCGATGGCTTAACACACCACAAGATAAAGCAGAACAACACAATCAACATATAAATAGCAATAGCAGGCGGCGGGGTCGCTATGTCAACATGCTCCTATTATCTtgatcataaaaaaaagaaagatttaaatttgtttttcCCAAGTGTAGGGATAATCTATTATCTACCAGCCATCtacttacattttaaacatcctTAATGAGCATTCTCTACCACTGTCTTATCTTTACGTGCTAAAATAGATTACATGAGGCGGCTGCTTTTAAGTCATTTGTATATAATGAAAAGAACAGAGGCCCCAGGATACTACCCTGTGGCACCCCACATCGCATGATTCTTGATTCTGAAAGTGTGCCATTACCGTCAAACTTCTGAGAACGATTTGAAAGGTATCACGGACAGCCCACTGTAACACATGGCTCTTAATTATGAGCAAATAGTCATTGATAAAATGCTTCTCTTCTAATAAGGTCTGTTCGTTAAAGCAAGCATGTTTCAGTAGAATGGGGTTTTTCTAAAAACCTGATTGCAACTcatacttttaaaatatatattattaatgtatCTGTTCCTGTATGATTATCTTTGAAAGAGCACGTAGAGAGGATACTGGTCTGTAGTTGCTTGGGTCATTCTTGCTTCCTTTTTTCTGAAGTTGAGTTATTGTCACAGATGTACTCAGGCGGCACCACGATTATAGATCAAACAGAAGTTGTCGCTTGTTGGCCCAAAGAGTGTTCACATCGTTCATcctgctctcttcttctgcttctgtcaGCTTCCATCAAGTCGGTTCCGGTTTGTGTCTTGGCATCGCCTGGAGCAGTCTGATGTCACGGGTGACCAACTGACCTGCCCCAGGGTCAGAGAAGGTCTGGATCACTCAGAGAAATCCCCACTGCAGCCTTCACACTTTGATAGTCCGAAATATAAAGTAGAAGTGTGCTCTCTTTGCTGCAGTAACTTTGGATTAAAGGAAACAGAAGGAAGGGAAATGTGATGTAAGAACTTCCTGCGATATAAAAGAAGAGATTCTAGTTTTATAACTTATTCAGGGCAATGTGGCTTCTTGGTTCTGAGAGTATTCCTTTAGAAAAGTCTAGTTTTCGTGGGcgtaaaaagaaatgtggaaTCTTACAGCCATTCATTGGAAAGTGGTTTTGTGTTTGCTGCACTGACCTGCGTCACTAAAGCTTACTTTCAAATGCACTTCTACACAGACGCCTacttaaatgtaaatgatttgaGAATTCAAGCTGCAGTATCTGCTTTCATCTTATGTAAGTTTCATTTACTGAAGTAGATGAAGAAATACTGTGACACAGATCCTAACTGTTAAAACTACAAGCAGGATAATGatgtaaacattgtttttatttacaatgtCATCATGAAAGGGCCATCAGATGAGGAGCTGTTtcaaagagagggggaggacaTCTGcttggagagagggaggagaaggaggagagaggaggaaggacaaAGATGGGAGGATAGACTGCAAGAGAATTGGGAAAACTGTCTGGTAagtcgtgcgtgtgtgtgtgtgtgtgtgtgtgtgtgtgtgtgtgcgtgtgtgtgtgtgtgtctgtgtgcacaaCAAGCTTGAACACAAAAGCCTGCCACAAAGACAATCAGAGTAAGAGAACAGTGGTGTTTACTGAGGTCCAAAAACAGGCAAGAGTTAACCCTCACCCTCATGATTTCCCCACGGGTCTCTTCTCAGGAGTTAAATCTGTCCTACCAGGACTTGGGTGATCCCTTCCAACAAGAGAATTTCCTCCGGATCCTCCGCCGGTTGATCCGTGTTGAGAAACTACAACTGGTTGACAACTCCCTCAGCAACCTGAGTTCTGTACGTCTGCCAAGGTATGAACCACACTACCCAGACTGCACCACAACTCCCTCTCCTGAAGAACAATAGAGCTTTTGAGTAGTCGGATGTGAGAGATGTTCTTTGTGACAAAGCTGCTTATCTGGTAGGTTCACCGCCAGTGGTGGACACTTCATTGTTCGTCCTACTTGTGCTTCCTTTGGGCAGGTGCAGAATGCTGAACCTGAACCGTAACCACCTGGTGTGTCTGCGTCAGCTGCCAAAGCTCCCAGCAGTGGAGCACCTTAGTCTGTCTGAGAACGCCATCGGCTCCCTGGGGGGACTGGGAGCTCTGGGGAACAGCCCGCTCCGCTCCCTCAACCTGACCCGCAACCCAGTGACCTTCACTCAGGATTACCGTGCACggtgaggagacaaaggcggtTCAGGGGGATGCATCAAAGCAAGAGGCAGCgacagtgtttgtttctgtcatcTTCTATAGTTCTGCTTTCGTCTCTTCGCAGTGTTTTCCTCTGTTTGCCAAAGCTGGAGGTCCTGGATGAAATCCTCAAGCTGCCAGAAGACTCTCTGCCCACCAGACTACAGTTCCCAGAAACCACCAGGATGTGCAACATTTTATGACACGTGAAACGATTGAAGTTGCACTAAAGGTTTCATGGAGCTGCTAAAAATGAATTCACACAAATTGTGTCACAACAGTTGCCGAAAACACCGACATGCAGTCACAGGACATGTGATGGTAATGTGCTCCAAGGCCACGCAACatgctttttatatatatatatatatatatcattagtGATATCTTTGTAAGTAGAGATTATTTTCTATATCCTATCCAcatattttgataataaatataaatcccATGACGTCTTCTCGCTGTGTGTCCTCCATGTGTTCAGTTTGAGCTGACAGGGGTGCAGTACAAACATTCAATGGTAATGACGAACTTTGGCTTtgatggagggaaggagggagcaGGATGATCAGATTGCTACATGACTCATCTACACCAGCTCGACATCTTTCAGGACTTTGCTGAGCCAACACATTCACACTCCTGCTACAGACTgcaccaaacacacagaggagactccccccccccccccccctcgataCGATTGTCTCGCTGAGCAGAAACACAATCCACACAGCCAACTAAAATGTAGATTAGTTTATGGATTGCTGATATGTTAATTAGCAGCTGTGTCTTCAGTTTACATCTGTAATATATGAGAAGGGAAAACAGGACATCGAGGCTCATCAAACATTTAGTGTCCGGACCCCCCAGGATAATGTCCTCTGACTGACCCGTGAGCCTCGTGcagcaggtcacacacacatgtacattaaGAGTAATCCTTGGTAGCCTTCAAAGCACTCAGGACTTACTGTAATTCCCACTAAAAGTGTGTGTAGTGTTGGTCCTGTAAAGGGCTTTGGATAAGAGACCTCCGTACCATCATCGGTGGTGCAGAGCGTTCTGATTAATCATACATTGCAGCAGTTTATTCTTTCATAATGGTTTCATTTCAGCACctgaaacataaacacactttgTTATCTGATACCGCAGAACACAAGTATGAATACTGCCACACGTGGCCCCCTAGGcgagcacacatacacacgtttTAAGTATGAACTGGGACACACGAACGGCGCTCGCTTTCTCCTCCCTCGCAGTAATGCAGAGAAACACAATTTAAGCAGCTGATATCTCTCTAACAAGCACACAGCCAGGCACAAACTGGCAGTTTCATGCCTCATTGGGATTCGTTTAAGTGTGGAAGATTGTTTGTGCAATTgcgtgttatgtgtgtgtgtgtgtgtgtgt
This genomic interval from Cottoperca gobio chromosome 13, fCotGob3.1, whole genome shotgun sequence contains the following:
- the LOC115017541 gene encoding uncharacterized protein LOC115017541 encodes the protein MSESSSGVNTLSGSFPKSHSSQYSDLRVTRTPLSVDQSPDSGLVSTPLPSSRFRFVSWHRLEQSDVTGDQLTCPRVREGPSDEELFQREGEDICLERGRRRRREEEGQRWEDRLQENWENCLELNLSYQDLGDPFQQENFLRILRRLIRVEKLQLVDNSLSNLSSVRLPRCRMLNLNRNHLVCLRQLPKLPAVEHLSLSENAIGSLGGLGALGNSPLRSLNLTRNPVTFTQDYRARVFLCLPKLEVLDEILKLPEDSLPTRLQFPETTRMCNIL